aacatatttatttatagtaatgaaaatataatggCAGAGCATGaatattaaagaagaaaaacttaaaaaggtAGAAAAATATATACGGACCAAGATTAAGGCCTTGATATGGTTTCTGGTTAACTGAATTTCGGAGTGCTCAtcttcaaagacatcaagcatCATATCCAGAAAGTCCTTCACATCATCATCATTTGGTTTCTTGTTTTCCCTTAGTTCCTCTCGATCTCTcataattttttccaacaatgaATCATACCTGCTATGGATATCCAAAAACCTCTTTCGAAAACCCTGCACATCTATGTTTTTGAAGAACCATATGATATCAGAGACATTGAATTCCCCGAAGATCTCAGTCACTTCTCGAACTAGGGTTCGGACCCCATCGGCTTGGTCTCCTGTTCCTGAGCACCTAATGCTCATCATCATCTGAGATATGACGTTGTTAGTTAATTTCAACAGTTCTTCAGTTAGGTTCACGGTTTCACTTGATTTAGACTTGTCCAAAAGAATGCTTATGAAATGATGTAATTCCTTGGTACGAACAGGAAGGAATTGGCCAAGGGTTCGGTTGCCTAGCAGCTCGAAAGTGCTCAGCTTTTTGATGAATTTCCAGTAAGTTCCGTAGGGTGCGAAAGCGAAGGAAGAGTTGTAAGTAAGATGGTCAATAGCAGCGGTGTGCTTGCGGGCGGAGAAGGTGAGCTCGTGATGCTTGAGAAGCTCTTTGGCAAGCTCAGGGTTAGAGACCACAACGCACTCGACGGACCCTAGGCGGAGATACATCAAGGCGCCATGGATGGATGAGAGCTTCTGAAAAGTTTGATGAATGAAGGGACTGAGGAGATGGAGGTGGCCGATGACCGGTAACGCCGTTGGACCTGGCGGAAGCTTGGAACGATTTCTAATGGAAATCACCGTTCTAACTATAAGAAATGAAACAATGAACAGTGCGGCATATGATAAGAATGGGAGCTCCATAGCCAACTGAAGAACCATTTGAAAcaccaaaaggaaaaagaaaatggttttGGATGATTAAATGGACTGAAAACACAAAGCTATAAATCTTTCCGAACTATGAGTACTCATACCAAcgttataatttataaaattttaaattaataaacatataattatatttagctctaaaaataataaaaatttaatttaatcattttaaaattataaagaaataaactattaaaataataaaattatatttttactatcgcaaaaatataaaattttatttcgacCCAACAATTTTTTATGACTCTACTACCACTATCAacttctatttatttgtttttttttctctttccccAACTAACTAGACAGTACACACCACTTACTAAACCAACCTTATATAAGGTTAAATATGAGAAATATGCCGTTATTTCTAATTGGCCAACTAGGCTGTTTGTTTTTTGAAGATTTATGGAAATACACCGATTTTGGAGAGAGTGTGTGAAAACGTGCCCAACTGGATGCGCTTTCCTCCAACGGTTATTTCCCCAACTGTACAAATTCAAACACGCAAACggtaaaagttttaaataacccaacaataattttattttcctataaatattaggccatttttcattattttcattcaaatctaACTCTCTCTATTCTCTCTAAACCCTCAATTCTCTCAAGATTTGTTCGAAATTTTCCAGTacatttgtataaaaatatcatagttttattttattattttgttgattattCATTTCGATTAAATTTTCACGGATGATAAGTTCTCTTATTCGTTTCGATGTCAATCACATTTCCGCTGCTCAATCAGTAATGGTaaggaaaaatttaaattttgtcattttcaattaagttaagtttaaattttttaaattattttggagGGGTTCATACACAATTTATCAAAGAGCCCAGACAGTAAAATTCGTGTTTATTTGCAAGATGCGGGATTCTTACATGTGTCTTGTATACATAGGGGAGGGGGGGTTATAAATTGGATCCTACACTTATCAGTGTGTTTGTGGAAAAATGGAGACCTAATACACACATTCCGTCTTCCATGTGGTGAGTGTACAATCACATCCGAGGGCGTAGCTTTACAACTCAATTTGCTAGTGGATGAGCCAGTCGTTATGGAGGTAGTGGTCGTACTCGATAAAGAGGACCTTTGCGAGACATTTTTGGGAAAGGTGTCAAACAAGTTTCAAGGTGGTCAGATATATATGAGATGATTGCAAGATAATCTCAAAGGCCTTTTTCCAAACACAACTGATGTTGTCAAAAAACAATACGCCCAAGCATTCATTTTGAGGTTAATCAAGGGCATTCTAATGCccaataaatctcaaaatttggtACACAAAACGTGGCTACTACACCTAGTTGACTTCAAAGATTGCAGTCGAATGAGTTGGGGATCAGTTGTGTTGGGCACGTGTACAGGGAGTTGTGTCGGGTGATAGAACCAAATAAGATTTCAATTGGTGGTTTTCTACTCCTACTGTAGTCATGGGCATGGTGGCGGATACCATTTTGATGTCCTAAAGTGAACGACCCTTATACATTCCCATTGGTGACaaggtaaaattcatttgataataatatatagtTACCATAGTAAATATTgtgtatttattatatgtttgaattaatatattgtTTGAGTAGGTGAAACCATGGGTCGAGTTATGTGGGACTACCGGAGCAGCTCGAAGATATCCTGCTATTGTTAGATTGATGTTTAGAAGCCGATGTTAgttattgaaaatttcaaacctATTATAACTATGTAATgatttggaatttaaaatttatagataacaaaatttataattgtgtACTGCAGTTTGAATGGATGCCATATGTTGATCCAGGTATCATAGAATGCATCCCACCTGAGTTTTGGCCATTCGGAGTATGTGGGATGCAAAGGTGCCATTGATTGTTTACGCGACAATGTAGATGCACGAATTGGATTGAGTGAGCAGCAGTTTGGGTGGAGGCAAAATATTTTGCCGCCACCGCAAGACATCGAAGCACTACACAATCTTGATTTGCTGGGGAAAACCGACAAAAATTGGCAATATTCCACAATGAGTATATCGAAATTTGGGATCGTAAGATGAATTTCTCACCTATTCGAGAACCTTTTTCACACCAAACATAGTGACCTCTTTGTAGTACATGCCTTGGTTTAGACTAGCCAATAAGCCATACCTATTGTCAGTGGAGGCGAGGAGTAGGAAAATTCGTTCGAAGAGGCCATGACGGTCGCCCCAGCATCGTAGGTCCAGAGCAGGTGTCGCGAAGGATTTTTCATCGGCTCCAATCCAACAAGGGGAACCGATGTCTGCACCACATCTTGGTTAGTTCCCTccacatattttttttcatttcactaACTCCATATATTTTTTGCAAGCACCACATTATGCACCATTGTAGCATCCTGCATCTACACCTTTTGTAGGTATGTATTTTGCGTACCTCCATCCCCAGCATATTACACCCTGATGCCGACATCGATGCCAACAAAAATGCCAACACCAATACCGACATCAATGCTGACATCAATGCTAACGTATCTACCAACAAGAATGATTCTCGGATATTATGTGCAATCGAGTTTTGCGACATCGTACGGTTATTTGCTGATAGTGTCACAAACACCAACTGCGTTGTTGTTTTATCAAGGTGGCGcattgtaacactcctaacccgtctccgtcgccgaattagggttactgAGCATTACTGTACATCAAGAATAATTAAcaccataacattcaaattgaCTAAACATATCATAATCCATCCAATCTCATGTACTTTGTACCTAAATCTAGCCCTCGAGgccataaaaatagtttagaagcaattcgggactaatttgaaacaaattggaaagtttaagaaatatatacataattttcaaaataggggccacacggccgtgtgacattgcctaggccatgtaactttcaaactagggacacacaaccatgtTCCAGCCTGTGTCttcacccatgtaactcaccgagcagggtcacacgaccatgtcacacgcccgtgtgccaagccgtgtaactcactgatttGAACCCTAAGAAATTCTCAGATGACACACGATCATGTTGCTAGGGCCTGTGCCTCACACGACCGTATGAGaacccgtgtcccaggccgtgtgaacctaaaatttacctaaaatcaagccatttcacaATCAATTCACACCTAAGAAATCTAACCATTTAAGCATACACCGAAAGGACTTAAACATCATTCACAACCACACAAACATGCCATTTTAGACACCCTAAATCAACTAGCCAATGTGCCACCCAAAGACACCACAATTATGTCAACACATCAACTATCTAAACATGTCAATATTACCTCATTTCGTGCATGGTAACCTAGTTCAGGTAtgtaccaaaacataccacaaaTAATCATCTTCAAACCACTCTAATTACACTAAAACAACCTTATTTACAAGTATATTAAAGTAACCAAGTGACATAATTTGATAAAGGATCAAAGGTACCAAACTaacatatttatctatatatacatgccactaccctagtagatacaaaaactaccaacttaGATGGATATTGTGAGTCGACTGAATGATCCTTCGAAACTGTCAGCAACGTTTATCTTCAAAACAATTCATAAGAACCAATAAGCTTACAAAGCTTAGTTAGGacatagtataacatttaatctatataaaaataaatacagttCATATACTAATACTTCAAATTAACCAGAGTATAAACAGGGGCACATATCTGCATTcgggggtaccgaagtacaaacggggcatgtatgtgcatttaggggtaccaaagtacaaacaggagcacgtatgtgcattcaaaggtaccgaagtacaaacaggtgcacgtatgtgcattcagaggtaccaaagtacaaacaagggcacgtaagtgcattcaggggtatcgaagtacaaacaggggcacgtatgtacattcaggggtaccaaagtacaaacatgagcacgtatgtgcattcatacaataatttttttataaacatagTAATTAAAGAATCCTAATATAAGAACACAAGTAGAAATTCATTTACGTAttgaaatactatgaacttacctactaTTCGATTTCGACCAACACGCAAGGACTAATCtgctattttcccttttcctcagTTATTGTCTTTATTATCCAAgttttgatctatataataattaaatacaatatattaatctCATACATTTCTCACATTCCATTCAATGTATATAACCcttaactttttattaattacacattttccctaaacttttacaacttttacaatttaatcttctaACCGAAAATCACCAAATCATTATGATTCAATAATTATTAGTTTTGCACCTTTCAaaaattagtccttttgttcaattaattaactgatcattaaaatttcttaaccaaacttCAATATAACTCTAATGACTCTGTAAATATTctgtaattaatatttattagtcGATACATcaaaaatttatggtttcgaCCACCTTCTCGTAGAATGGAGGACACATGATGGGAGGCTAGGATGACACAACACTCAACCACGGAAGGAGATGAAGACGAAGACGAGGGtagagatgaagatgaagatgaggaTCGAGATGAAGATTAATACGGGGGTTgaagagaagatgaagaagatgaagacgATGATCATGACCAAGAGGAGGAGTTAACACCCCAATTTGTAtgtagaaatcctacccaaaaCCGTCAGCCATCGCCTTGTCGCACATATTTGGTTCGACGACGTCAatgatatatttttcatttactttctgtgatgtaaatataatttatatcaataaaatatgatcaattttttttatatttgtgttgCAACTCATAATTGTCTCTATTAAATTCTAATCTATATAGGGTACGAAATTTTCCgtatataatatttgatatgaaACATGTAACGTTCCAAAAGTCAATGGTGTCAAAAAACATACTTTTGAGACCTCGTTTCCATAAAACagaattgtaatttttttcaatatttatgaagttataTAGTAGgcgaattgaattttggataggtaattttatcgaattggtgattaattaaggtataaggactaaattataaaaatgataaaagttcaAATGCTAGAGAAATTTTAATTGGTACTTAAAGTAGGGCTTAAAGTGACAAATTTTCCACTATATGAATGTTAGTAGATGGTGGAAAATacaaatgaaatacaaaaaaaatgcaTAGATTTTGTACAAAAAAAGAAGCATTGTAATAAATTTCTGTACAAAAAAATATGTGAGCAACATTGAGTCCTCAATGCATCCCCCAAATGTTGACATGTTGCCTTCGTATGCCTTAAGTTCCTTCAATAGCCACATAACCTCTGTTGACTGTCCCTCTCCTAAACATCCATATTGGTGTGTATTCGAGTAGAATTTGGACGACCTTTTGGGAGACGACGCAAGTTGATATTCGGTGCCAAGTCGAACAGGGCGCTAGGCACTGGCGGCCACATACTCTCATCTGGGACGGGTGAGAATTTTGATCTCTATATATTGTGCATGTGTGTCAGTATGTAGACACCATTAATATAATATGTGCATTGTATTCACGCATTCGTACATGCATCGATTGCATGTGCCCATGGGAATCGAAGTGCCTGGAATCTCCCACAATCACAGGTCCTTTCTGGTAGGTCAACATGGTATGCTACCCTTGACATGTCTTGGTTGAGTGTAAGAGTTCGTTTTCTAGTGgagtcagaaacagtggtttcgggaccacaattttgatgtGTCAGTCCATaagtattaattatttaatatttacaaggtcattagtgtcatattaaaatttggttaagaaattttattgtttagatcgttaattaattaaaaggattaaattgtaaaagcttGAAAAGTTAGTTTCAATAGTAAAAGATGTTAAATAGTTATTAAATGTGAATGAGTAGACTTGTGtagtaaataaatcatataagatgttagtggacaaatatggacacaATTTGGTTAGTTGTTAGGTTATTATTAAAggggtaaattattaaattggaaattaaaataatattaagtaaaaacaaaaaaaaattcatcatctttctttGTTCTTGGCCAAAAATAGAAGAAGGGAAGAGTCATTGTTTAAGCTTGAGTATTTGACATTTTAGATCTTTGCATAGAAGtatatttccatatatttttcatgaattttgtgtttttgagatcattttAGCTTCACCTAGCTATCCCGAGGGTTagtttgtaaaattgttaaatgttttagAAAATGTCATTGATGATTTTGGTGTGTTTATTAAGTTTAATGGTAGAAGATGATGTTTGGATGTTATATAGAAAGATTTTGTTAAAagattttcatgattttaagtttagggatttatttgaataaatgacATTATACATGTTTTTCTTGTGAAATCTTTAGCATGTAAGGGCTGATTTGGGATATTTATAAATTCGGTTTAATAgatataaagtttaattatggaaataataatattttggtcttagggaccaaattgagtaaaatataaaactttggggtaaatgtaaaattgtaaataaaagttatatatattaaattgaatattatatgaagTTGAGGCcaataattgaaataaactatattagagatcaagaacaagtagataaccgaggaaaatgaaaagttacGAAATTGTAACgcattgaataatttatttctactTTTGTAAATCCTAACACAAACAAGTATTTGCTTCAGTGATTAAGTGTTCTAGGTATGTGTTtaaggtcttgggttcaagttttACTTTTAACAAATTCCGTTTTTTTTTATCCTAGCCTTATCCCTGTTGGGTGGGCTTATGTAGTATTGTTTGTAAACTTATATTAGAATGAGCTTGCTAGTttgagtggtaaggagttaatgtgttggaggtcctgtgttcgaatCTCTATGCGAGCGTGagtgttaatttttattttggttgtcTGATAAAGGTTTGGTGGAACTGGAACTCTAAGGTTGTTGGATGAGAATCTGGTGTGGGTTTTAGTGGGGGGAGTCaggatttttgttaaatttgattttttttattttctttttaatttttatcttttcccaaaaaaaaaaaattactctcCCCTTTCTGACTTTTTTTTGTTGGTGCAATAACACACAACTGTGTCCTCAAACTATACAACAGAGTGATGTTGTGTATGCTTGAGTCACACGACTATGTcaccaggccgtgtaactaatTATGGTCATGTGGAACCAAAACCATCCAAAACAAACAGATGACAAAGCCATGTCACTTGCCCACATATGACACATTGCTGTGTGACAACTCATGTATCTAGTGGTGTGTGGTATATTGAACCTTAATGTGCAAGTCATACATGTGTTTGCTTACTTAGGCCATAAGCATGCCATTAACCATtcattcaaccaattcaaaatacatcaaaaacataccaaaacatgtcaTTAGCCTaggtctaaccaatatgccataggGAACCATCACAAACAACATTCAAATCTAAAATTCAACttcattttatatcaaattcaagCTTAACCAAACAATGTCAAGTAAAGTATCTAAATGCCAACATTTCTATCATCAACAAATAGTTATATACCAATGCATACTTTCATCCATACATATGACACTAAAAGAATAGATGCACATATCAATTTTTATGACATCCAACTCAAGTATCCAACCACATTACTAGAACATCAAACCAAGCTATCATCCAACTATTCTTTCCATAACAAATTACaaattatcaacatttcatCTCATTCTATCTTATACCATACACAATCCACATTAAAGATTTACATAATAAGCTATGTACAAtcttatcatttaaatatcaaacatatacaatATATACAAGCCAAGACATATATACTTTCATGAACACATAAGTACATTTACCAAATACTCTTATTACATGCcacaaaaccaaaatatgtAGCCAGATAGTGTGATCTTTAAGTTTATCCGATCGCCTGATTCCATAATGCGACAACTACAGGAAAATAGGAAAAATGAAAGAGAGTAAGCTTCAACTGAGTTTATTAAGTTCATAGGTAGAAAAATCAGATAACATACCTTAATgccacattaaaaaaattaacaaaacaattaACTGACACTTACTCTTGCCATCACAACTATGTCAATAGGTGAGCTCATTACATACAATTCATATAACCAATCAAGCTATACAAGATCATTCAATACCAAGTCACTATATAATATTCTTAAGCATAAGAACatattttcaagtcatttatctagacaacattttaaaatagtccctgggctagctagattaagctacaatgatctcataaacataaattttacgAAAATCAACTAAGAAAACAGTTACAAGCATAGGTAGAAAGATTTGAAAGTTTGAAGCTTTATTTTCCTCCTTCTATCGAGATGGTTTGATGGTGGaaggaaataaaagatgaaagctctttcttttggttttattttattattttaatcaccaaaattaattaaattaaaacatgtatattaaaataaaagctaaTAACTAATTGACCGTTAATATAATTATGGCTAAATGGCCATATGAAACCATCCCATTATACTTTTATACCCAATTAATACTtataaactaatagcgattgagTTTTGCAATTTTTACGTTTTAGTCCTTCCtctttaattaatcattcaaatgTCGAAATTACTGGAAAAAATGTAATACGACACTCTAAtaaccttgtaaatattaaacttataaatattaaataaacaatatttacaaactcacaTGTTGGaattgtggtcttgaaaccactagacacttctttcccatttccatggTATTGTATAATAGAAGAAATGTCACATTTGCTCTTCGAAAAGGATTCTTGTTTGAAGGAAGTCTGGATTGAGGGATTCCAAGTGATGCTCCAATTCCAATACGAAAGTAGGGCTATTCAAAGCACAGTGAGGGAGAGCGAGTATGTAATCCCCAgctttcaataccacaatacaTATGGTTGGGAATCGGAAAAAGCTTTAAAGTAAAATTCGACTTTCCCATACCATTGCGGGAGGTAAATTAAAGGGAGAGGAGGCCTTTGCCCCGGAGGGATATTTCACTACCATACTATTCCCTCTATCAGACTCAACCCCGAAATCATATTATATCCATTTATTAGCCTTTTTAGCGCCCTTAACTCAAGGGCGATAAAAAGCCAATGAACTCAATTAAACTCAGGGGGTACTAAATAGAGGGAAATCAACTCAATGATGAAAATATGGACATTTAGTGATATCAAAAAATGGACTCTTAACCCATCACCCATTGATTGAGAAAAGAACGCGATAAAGATGCTTTTATTGGCCAATTGTAGAAGATTACTCAACAACTTGGCTCATTGGAAAAGCTAGCTTAAGGAAAATCTAGCTCAACGAAAGGCTAGATTGTTCAGATGACTTCCCGATAGGGAAGGCGTAGGAGAGCATAACTTTAGAAGTGCTAGGACATGGAAAATAGGTAAGTTACCCCTCCATCCCTTCCTCGGGGAGGCTTAGCGCTTCTAAAAGACTCACTAGTTCATAATACAGTTAACGCTACTATAAAACAAGGAAGTATCACTTGGGGGCTATAGCCAATATCCCCCTAACTTTACCCTAAACTCTCTTTATGGCTATCGTCCTCCCTCCCTAACTTTATGAAAGCTTGAGAGGACTAGCCACTAAGAACAAACAATAGCAGTAAAATTCGGGTGCTATAGCCAATAGCCCCTCACTCGTGTTCACACTAGAGCTGATAACATATATACATTGAGAACTACAGGTAATGTTCGGGTGCTATAGCCAATAGCCCCCTCACTCGTTTAAACATGAAACTTCACTGATTCCTCAGTTTCCTACATAGCTTCCTCGATACCATGTCTATGCCATAGAACTGTTACTAATGGAACCCATATATTACAAAATTCCTTTACTTCATGAGCTAAAATTGCTACCGGCTCTTCTGAATATGACAGATCAAGTTGTAATTCAATCTTACTAGGaggaatcacatgtgaaggatctaaCCTATATCCTGTCAACATCGAAACATAAAAAAGGTTATGAATCTTTTTGAGATGAGGAGGTAAAGCCAATATATAAGCTATAGGATCGATTCTCTTAATAATCTCATACGGCCTGAAAAATCTCAAACTAAGTTTCCCTTTTCTGTCGGGGTACAACAccttttccataaaaaaaatctaaaaacacTCTATTGCTAACAtcaaaatctatatttttttttcaagtctgTGTACTTTTTTTTATGGTCAAAGGCGACTTTTAGGTAATCTCGGGTAAGATGAACTTTATCTTCAGTATCTCGAATCAAATTTGTCAAAACTAActtaatttttctcaattctgACCAGTATAACATAGTTCTACATTTTTGTTCGTATAAAGCTTCAAATGGTGGAATTTTAATACTGgactcataaattttattataagcgAATTTGGCCAAcgataaatatttttcccagCTACCTCCAAAGTCGTCAATACAACATCATAGAATATTTTTTAGGATCTGAATTACCCATTCCAACAGTTCGTCTATCTGCGGATGAAATATTGAACTGAAATAAAGTTTAGTACCCAGAGCCTCGTGAAGTTTACCCAAAAATCTAGAGGTGAATCTCACGTTTCGATCAGAAATGAGAGACAACAACACTTTGTGCAATCTGACAATCTTAGATACACATAACTCAGCTAACTTTTCAAGTGAATAACTTTTTTCTGATTGGAATAAAATGAGCCAATTTCGTTAGTCTGTCAAAAATAACCCATGCATAGTCTTTCTTTCTCAGAGTCAAAGGTAGTCTAGATACGAAATCCATCATGACCCCCTCCCATTTCCATTTAGGAATCATAATAGGCTGTAATAACCTAGATGAAACTTAATGTTTGGCTTTCACCTGTTGACATACCAAACATTTAGCTACAAATTTAGAAATCTCCCGTTTCATTCCCGACCACTAGTACATCTATTTCAAGTCACAAAACATTTTAGTACTACCTAGATGAATTGAATAAGTAGTATTGTGAGTCTTAGATAATAAGACTCGTTTTAATTCCAGATCATTTGGTACACACAGTCGATTGCAAAAGTATAAAGTACCATCATTATCAACATTGAATTCAGTGGACTGTTCATTCTGAATATGCTTTCATTTAGTTAGCAATATCAGGTCGTAATTTTGCAACTCCCaaattttctgaagaaacaatGGTTTAACTTTCAATTTGACTAAAACAGAATCGTCGAGATTTAAGGTCAATTGAGCATTCAACATTGTAAGTGCAAATAGAGACTTTTGACTAAAAGACTCagctacaacattagctttaccAGGGTGTTAATAAATTActagatcataatctttcagcaGCTCGAGCCATCTCCGTTGTCTCATATTCAATTCTTTTTCcgtcataaaatattttaggctTTTATGATCGGTATAAAAATGACATCTCTCACCGAATAGGTAATGTCACCAAACTTTTAGATTGAAAACAATCGTGGCCAGTTATAAATTGCAAGTTGGGTAATTTATCTCATGTGGTTTAAGCTATCGATAAGCATAAGCTACAACCTTTCTGTCTTGCATAAATACAAAACCTAACCCACTAAACAACGaatcactataaacaacatatTCTTTCTTGAATTAAGGCTTAGCTAGTGCAGAAGCTTCTGTCAGTAAACATTTCAGCTggtcaaaactttgttgacacttAATCGATCAAACCAAATCAACATTTTTCTATAACAGTTTTGTCATCGGTAAAACAATTAtcgagaaaattttaacaaaccATTTGTAATAATCAACGAAGCTTAGAAAACTATGCACTTTAGAAATATTCTTCAGAGCTTCCAATTTTCGGTAAAAGAAATCTTACTCAAATCGACCTGAATACTATCTATAGAAATCACGTGGCCTAGAAATCCAACCTCTctaagccaaaactcacatttactaaattttgcaTACAATTGTTTCTCACGCAAAGTCTGTAACACAATTTTCAAATACTAAGCATGCTCAGATTCAGTTTTAATAGAttagtatatcatcaataaacataaCTAGGAATCTATCTAGGTGAGGCTGAAaaa
The nucleotide sequence above comes from Gossypium raimondii isolate GPD5lz chromosome 13, ASM2569854v1, whole genome shotgun sequence. Encoded proteins:
- the LOC105781200 gene encoding cytochrome P450 93B2, encoding MVLQLAMELPFLSYAALFIVSFLIVRTVISIRNRSKLPPGPTALPVIGHLHLLSPFIHQTFQKLSSIHGALMYLRLGSVECVVVSNPELAKELLKHHELTFSARKHTAAIDHLTYNSSFAFAPYGTYWKFIKKLSTFELLGNRTLGQFLPVRTKELHHFISILLDKSKSSETVNLTEELLKLTNNVISQMMMSIRCSGTGDQADGVRTLVREVTEIFGEFNVSDIIWFFKNIDVQGFRKRFLDIHSRYDSLLEKIMRDREELRENKKPNDDDVKDFLDMMLDVFEDEHSEIQLTRNHIKALILDFLTAATDTTAIAVEWALAELINNPETLRKAQQELDQVVGTSRLVQEFDTQRLPYLQAIIKESFRLHPPIPMISRKAVEDCKINGYTIPAQSLLFVNIWAIGRDPKVWEDPLKFQPERFSKCNRPDTNINSGDIDVKGLHYQLLPFGTGRRGCPGISLAMQELPVTLAALIQCFDWKLPNVGGGVDMSERAGLTAPRAHDLKCVPLARFSPTLFAT